A region of the Cucurbita pepo subsp. pepo cultivar mu-cu-16 chromosome LG14, ASM280686v2, whole genome shotgun sequence genome:
cttaagaaattataatgtttatcattttaattattgcaaACGGCACAAACCATACTGTATAAGATCATTGCAattaatccaattttttagCATACAATGATATTAGCCATTTTCTAATGGTTTCCAGATCAATGTTGAAATGTCTGTCCTCTCAATTTAGGAAAACAAATAGATTATCCTAAAGAATTTAGTATTAATTGTAAAATTCTTTGATTTCCTGGGTGGATCTTAATGGATGGATCAAATTGTGAACGATCCAACATTCTGGGAGAATAATTTGTTCTTATGTGTATTAACCATCATCATTAGTCTAAATCTAatcttttctcatttatttaaaaatactcaaaattCTTCCAAAATTTGTTTAGAAATTTGTTAGATTTAGACCTCGAACAGTGTAGCTGTTTATGATGGTGTTTAAGTCCCAATTTTCGTTACAAGTAGCTATCACACTATTCCAAAACTCAATTTTATTAGGGGTAAGTCATCGATTAGGACTACGATTATCTTCATTAATATaagatttcatatttaaagtggataatatcatgtGATTATGTAGATATGTGAAGCGTCGTTAAATTTGTACGGAATTGGTATCAATTTGGGATGAGTTTGATACCAAAAttgagaatgatatgaactgTGTGTGCAGTTTGGCTGCGCTGTGCTGTTGCTGCCTGCTCGACGCCTGCTTCTGAAGAGACCCCATGTGCAGTGTGTGGCGGGCGggcttcaaattcaagaactatctctctctctctctctctctctctctctctcagtaAAGCTTTTCcccaagagaaaaaaagattgaaactGGGCGTTCAATTTGTGAAGTTTTTAATTCGTTGCGTTTATTGATTATAATAGTCTAGTGCTTGTTCCTCCCTCGTTCCCCCCATTTTTCTTACCTAAATAACACCCTTATCTCTCTCtagtgctttttttttttttttttccttgtaaaACTAAAAAGTAACCCTtaattggaaataaaaaaaattgattaatagtatttgttctttttttttttttgttttttttttgtttttgttttaattgcTTAAGGGTCGGTTTGTTTGATagattttgttggattttcaaccacatatattaatattcttatttgtttcgcaatatttcatttttaaaaaaataatattattatctaCGAATCATTAAACGGGTGATTTATGGcagtaaaaatataacattattaaataataatatattatttagatttcctaaattttaattagtatATTTATTACTAATCatgtttaatataatttattattaataattattaatattctaattaattatacttgtttattatttttggtaatttatcaaaattttattattaagaaaatcaGGTTTTATACAAATCTTTTAATTCCTCCAattgtattataattttttttgtttgtaaattcaagaatttattaaccgaaataaatacaaaatttaaagtttagaaattaaatttataatttaataaattacaagtttgacctattaaattttagaatattgtCCATAGCTTAATTGTGCttcaaaaaagtttataatagtctctgaaatttctaatttgtattattctatttttcgtACTTTGTAGAAAAAcgttaataatattaaatttatatctaatatacaCGTGATTATTAGCTCAtcaatgttatttttaaacaacacagttataatattatttaaaattaaagataatttaattttcgaTTAAGGTTGGTGAGTGgttgtaatattttttaaaagactcaaatagacacaaaattttaataatataattaattaattaattaatttaattatttaaattaataaatataaacgtattattattaatcttttaaaaatccatttaattagaatttaaataattttttttcagaatCCACATCAGATCTGAtctgttattattattttttatttttagaatttgtcaataatttgttaaattacaaagataAAAAANTGAAGAATAAAATTACGATTTCGGGCGGCAGCTGAATCCGTGTCTAATAACATTGATTTTCCTGGAAGAATATTAAGGAGGCTCTcaggaaaatatataaatttgtatGAATCTGGACGAGCGGTAGAAGAAGAGACGGCGGATTTTTTCTACCTATGCGCCAAATTTGAACGGAATTTTGAATGTTCGAGGCTTGGAAAACCTAACTCATGCTATTGTTCCCTTTGCGTTACTGAGGTATCTCATCTTTCTCCTtggaatttcaattttgttgttgtAATTTTATCGTTTCCAATTTCCGTAACCGTTACAAGCATGTTGAAGTGGAAACAATAGGGTTCGGTAAATTTAACATTACCCGCTCATCCGATCgaatggctttgctttgaagAATAGGGTTTGCCCTTACTTCCTTGTTCGAATTCAATTTTATCGTTTTTGATTTGGATATTGTAATGCTTGGAGACGGAGGTTAGAACTTGACATTGGGAATTATCTAATAGATTGAATTGGGGAGTTTGGATTCCGGCAGATTGGATTATCCGGGCTGCGAAGGAAGTGGTGGTCTTTGTTCGCTATGAATTAGGTCATTTGACCATTCAATGGCTTAAACTAGTTCTTTTTCCATTGTAGTTTCTACTCTGGCGGGGATTTcaactcccaacaatcttttagttttttttgtgtttataaTTGAGACTTTTGTCAGATTTTGGGTGGTTTCTTGTTTCAGTTCGTGTTATATTCAACTTTGATGTGAAGTACTTAGTTTAGCTTTCTCCCTGTTTGTCTTTGAGTATGAAAATAAATCTGTTCCTTTCTGATGTGAAAGAAACTAGCTGGCCTTGGGGGTGATCCTTCTTTCTGCAACTTTTGATGGGTGCTCCGAAGCAGAAATGGACTAACGAAGAAGAAGCAGCCCTGAAGGCTGGAGTTGTTAAGCATGGAGCAGGAAAGTGGCGAACGATACTTAAGGATCCTGAATTCAGCAGTGTACTGTATCTTCGTTCAAATGTTGATCTCAAGGTAAATAATGATGTTTTAGTAGTCTTTAGCTCACTATTTCACAACTCTTTTATGTGAACTTTTGGTAGTTCTTCATATTCGTTGGAAGAGGAATTGTTTTGCCAAGCAATTTATCTTGAAAGATAGATTGATTCATgtcgttaatattttataaaggaCAAGTGGAGGAATATGAGTGTGATGGCTAATGGTTGGGGATCCCGAGAGAAGGCCAGGTTGGCTCTTAAGAGATTACATGCTCCTAAAAAAGATGAGAACATTTTGGCTCGAAGTGTTGCTGTCCAAAGTGAAGACGAATTGCCAGAAGCTAAATCTGTTTCTCTTTCCTCGGATATCAAGCTGATAGCTGGTCCAAAGCGATCTAATGTAAGGTTGGTCAAATCTTTCATCactcttctttcctttttttttttttttttttttagttgtcGTTTCTGTGAACAGATTCTTCgtattttttgtatttgatctttctcgaattttttttgttttccgtTGCTTTTTTGAGttcttcaacattgtcatTGTGGGATTCAAACATTTGATCTTTAGGACAATGCGATAATCAATTCAGCTATGTAAAGGATAGTAGATATTACTTTAGAGTCCTGATTTTGGTGAAGTCGTAGAGCATGGGATTTGGTTATTGAACATTTGATCCAATCTTAAGTGATGGATCTGTCATGGACTCAGCCCGATCCGGCAGACCATTGGTTCAAGCTGGGTCTATCctgatttagagatttttagCAGTCAGATTGGTAACCGAAATTCTAATTATATACATTAGGTTCCGAGATAAAGCTCCTCCAGCATATATTGTGATGAGTGTTAAGTATCATGTGCTTAAACATCACAATCATAAATCCTGATCCTTTTCAATCTTCTGTAGAAGGATCAGAAATAATCGTGCACTGTCCGTATGTTACAAGTTAAGCGaggcttaaaatctgttgTAGTTGGAACTTAGAAGCTTACATATGAATTGGGGTTAAATTATTAGctgatttgaagaagaaatctagaaatattttgatataaaatgaaaattatatttgtagAGATGTAACACTAGAGGAATGGGATAAAATACCACCCAATCAATAGCCTCAAGGCCAAGGGTTGCAAAATGGATTTCAAATTGGCATGAACTGTAGCAAGATAGTAATTAGGGAGAGCTCATTTTGAAGGGATGAATGTCAATAAATGTAGATCTACAGGTTTCACTTTCAACATTGTGAAACTGCCTCCTATTCCTCTCATTTCACAATGAAAGGCCTGTGGAACATATCATGAGAGACCAAAATTTCTAAACAGAAAATTGTAGATTGTTTAAGTTAAGCTGCACTCAAAAAGGTTGATCAATGTTATTGCTTTTACACTTTATTTGGCAATCgcttgtttcttttaaatggtaaaataacaaaatacgAGAGATTTATCTTCTCCCTTGTTTTCCAGGAAAAAACGTTGAGCATGTTTTTTAGCCGTTCAATTAGATTTTCTAATcacatttttatcattttcaaattactGGGTTATTTAAGCTTTAGGGACTTCATCACGTTTTTACCTCTAGAATATTATGGGTTTTTCAAATTGGCTCTAGTTTTGAATCATTATCACGAAACTGTCCCCGGTCTCTGTCATGGTTTTTTTAAGTGTGAaatggaatttaaaaaaaaaaacaaaagatctATGGCTGCTAGCTGCAAGAAGCAATCTAATTTTCCTGGCgcgtttatttcttttgtattctGAATAAATGTATCTTATGCCCACTTTTGaacagaaaagaagaagaggaggaagaagaagaagatgatgatgaagaagaagaaacggaagcagaaagaacagaaagagATGCAAGATATGATTGTCATAGGTGGGAAAAAAGGTCAAATTCCATAACATTTTAGTTCAAAGTAGCCAAAACCTAGAACATAGACAAGAAAACCAATGATTTCCTGGTAGGAAATGCAACTATTCATTTTGATAAAggtggaatatatatatttaagcaTCTGAAACATGCATTGTTGTGATATACATTTGGTAGCCAACAGAggtttaatttgtttgttttttttttaaatttattttacagGTTAGACAATCTCATAATTGAGGCAATTACTACCTTGAGGGAACCTGGTGGCTCTAATAAGACAAAGATTACCTCATATATAGAGGTAGTCTTCCTTTCACCAAATTAAGACATTTAACTTAAGTCGAATCccttccttcattttctcatcAATGCgaggagaaaatgaaaggagatGGTTGTTGGTGAAATCAATTGATTTCGATCTCTTACATATTTAGACTTCgtttctttattaaataaatcgGTATAAGCTTTATGGATTTATATTCATGATGCTAGTGCTCATCTTCTGAAAACAAGGGGCAAAAACGGCTTCTGATTGGTAACTATTAATTTTTGGATTGATAGGAGAGTTTTATTGATTATTCTGAATCCTTGGTGACTGATTCAAGTGCTCATCAATGAGTAGTTAGTTCTCAATAATCGACTGATTCAAGTGACATTCAACATTTGTCAGAAACTTTGGTACAATTTGTAGTTATGTTTTGAATCACCTGTGGCTTTTGatgttataatatttatatccTTCTTTTCAAGATCTTCAcccttctctttttctaattACACTTTTTCTATGTCCATTCGAAAAGTTAGTTGCAACTCCTTACTTTGTGCAGGGGCTTCCCCTTTGGATGTGAAatcatattttcataattattcttCCTGAAATTGAACTGTATTTGTCTTTGCTATTGttgagttctttttttttttctcccttccATCAATAGGATCAATACTGGGCACCACCAGACTTCAAGAggttgttatcatcaaaattgAAGTTCTTAACAGCTAGTGGTAAACTGGTCAAGGTAAGCAAATCTGATTTTCATTGTTGATTtcttaaaagaacaaaaaaaaaagagaaaactcTTTTAAGTTACTTTGATTCCCTCGAgctatttattcttttctattgttgtttacttaaaataataatcatagtGTATTGTTCCTTGTGGAATGGTTTGGTTTCTGCATTATACTCCTATATTAGGGATATCTGTGATgatatatatcaaattttgagtcgagtgaaatataataatattgtgAAATAATTTGCTGAGAAATCCACTATTATTCTCTGGAGAAAGACAATCATATTTAATTCTGGGAAGATGATTGGATTGCcggctttcctttctttcctctttttcctTGGTTATATGACGTTATCTATGTCAAGCTTGCTGCCATCACTTCCCTCCCAACCCATTCTTCAGGATCCTCCTAGGTATTAGCTTAGCACAAATGTTAATCTCAATTGCCTGCTTGACTACTTCTGATGGGCTGAGCCTTAAGGAGTCAATTCTTTCTTATGTTGTACTATTGATAGACTAAAAAATATCACCTCTCCAACGTTTTGAGCGTTAaatttagtttcattttgtCCAGGTTAAACGAAAATATAGGCTTCCTCCAGTGATGCCTTCGTCAGAGAGAAGGAGCTCTATGTTATTCTTGGACGACCATCAAAGAGCTTCTTTAAGAACTGACAAGGACGAAATGTGTATTCTTGCTAAAGCTCAAATCGATCTTGAATTGGCCAAGATGAGAACCATGACTTCCCAAGAGGCAGCGGCAGCTGCTGCTCATGCAGTtgcagaagcagaagcagctATAGCAGAAGCTGAAGAGGCAGCAAGGGAAGCGGAGGCGGCTGAGGCTGATGCAGAAGCAGCACAATCATTTGCTGAAGCCGCAATGAAGACACTGAAAGGAAGAAATCTTCCAAAGATGGTAAActgtattattatttatttatactgCTGAAATTACTCGAGTAtctatttctttgtttcttaattCCATTGGGTTTATGAGTCAATAAGTTTGATCCGTTTATCAATATTATACAGAGGGATGTGACAATTACTAGAATCCACAATACCTTTACTTATTGGGGCAATCTTAGAAACAAATTAGGTTCTTTATTAGCGAATAATTTCCTTGCTACAGTTACAAATACCATATATGGGAATATCCAGAGGTTAAGGATTCTGATTCAATGGAAGTGGTATCATCTCGAGAGTTCggaaatttaattgaatacCCGAGGCAAATATAGTAAAATGTTGAGAAGTAATTCAAGGAACCCGAagacttttttgttttgaatatgCAGTTGTGGAGTATGGAGACGTGAATCTCCAACCTTACCTTAAGAAGTATATGTCAATTACTATTGAACTATTGAACTATGCTTTCTTTATATATGTGCATTTCATCTCCTTGTATGCTCATCCCTGCTAACAAACTCCTTGGCTAATGATCTTATTATACCCTTAGTTTCCTAATGGTATTTCCTAACAGTTTTCGTCTGGGATTCTTTCAACCAGCATTGTTGTCATTCATGCCTTACTTTTGCTTTAACATTCTGATGTGGTTAACGAATATCTCAATAACTTATATGTGCATTTCTTTTGATACACGTCAGCAGATGATTCGGGTTTGATGGAAAGCAAAAACTGACTTGGAGAAGTTGTGGAGCTGTACTTAAAGGGATTGACATGTTTCTCGCTCGCTATCGATTAAGCATTATAGCAACCTTTCCCCCACCATTTTCAATCGGGTTTTGGGCAACTCGAGCAACAGGGTCATGTCTGACTAGAAGACTGGATATCAAAACAAGGAGGAACGTTCTGTGGGTTTAGATAGTTGCATGTAAAAATGTGTATTGCTTTTAGTGTAGGATACCTGTGGTCTTTTATCTATGCTCTCTGATGTTAATGAATAACTGCCATTGTTCATTTCAATTGGTCTGATACTTCTGGAGTTGTATTAATGTAAACAATTAAAAAGGACAGGAAAATAAATGggatttaaacaaaaaaaggacCAAAATTTTATTCACACCTTATAGTGTAGGATACCTCCCGACAAGAACTAACGTTTATTCTCTTGATATGCCCGTAATAGTTCAAACAAAATGATGTTCTTCGAATACCGTTTTACCTGATCTATAAGTCTagtcaacattttgaaattttgacgTGATAAGATGAATAATTATATGGATTAATCTTTGATTTATGTTNAATATTATACAGAGGGATGTGACAATTACTAGAATCCACAATACCTTTACTTATTGGGGCAATCTTAGAAACAAATTAGGTTCTTTATTAGCGAATAATTTCCTTGCTACAGTTACAAATACCATATATGGGAATATCCAGAGGTTAAGGATTCTGATTCAATGGAAGTGGTATCATCTCGAGAGTTCggaaatttaattgaatacCCGAGGCAAATATAGTAAAATGTTGAGAAGTAATTCAAGGAACCCGAagacttttttgttttgaatatgCAGTTGTGGAGTATGGAGACGTGAATCTCCAACCTTACCTTAAGAAGTATATGTCAATTACTATTGAACTATTGAACTATGCTTTCTTTATATATGTGCATTTCATCTCCTTGTATGCTCATCCCTGCTAACAAACTCCTTGGCTAATGATCTTATTATACCCTTAGTTTCCTAATGGTATTTCCTAACAGTTTTCGTCTGGGATTCTTTCAACCAGCATTGTTGTCATTCATGCCTTACTTTTGCTTTAACATTCTGATGTGGTTAACGAATATCTCAATAACTTATATGTGCATTTCTTTTGATACACGTCAGCAGATGATTCGGGTTTGATGGAAAGCAAAAACTGACTTGGAGAAGTTGTGGAGCTGTACTTAAAGGGATTGACATGTTTCTCGCTCGCTATCGATTAAGCATTATAGCAACCTTTCCCCCACCATTTTCAATCGGGTTTTGGGCAACTCGAGCAACAGGGTCATGTCTGACTAGAAGACTGGATATCAAAACAAGGAGGAACGTTCTGTGGGTTTAGATAGTTGCATGTAAAAATGTGTATTGCTTTTAGTGTAGGATACCTGTGGTCTTTTATCTATGCTCTCTGATGTTAATGAATAACTGCCATTGTTCATTTCAATTGGTCTGATACTTCTGGAGTTGTATTAATGTAAACAATTAAAAAGGACAGGAAAATAAATGggatttaaacaaaaaaaggacCAAAATTTTATTCACACCTTATAGTGTAGGATACCTCCCGACAAGAACTAACGTTTATTCTCTTGATATGCCCGTAATAGTTCAAACAAAATGATGTTCTTCGAATACCGTTTTACCTGATCTATAAGTCTagtcaacattttgaaattttgacgTGATAAGATGAATAATTATATGGATTAATCTTTGATTTATGTTTGCATATGTGAAATGTTAGAATACTTTGAAATCTTAAATGCGTCACACAATTTCAACTTAAGCGTCCAAAGTCTCCATTTATATTCCTCgatgaattttatgaatttttttttaaggctTTTTATCCCTAAACTCAAGGTATCATAGCGTAAAaatgtgaattttaaaaaaatattgattagatcaaagatttaaacttattacatttttttaaatgcaaaaatttaagaaacctATTTTAGTGGTTAAAAATAGCAATGAAACCTATTTTAGTGGTTAAAAATAGCAATAAAGTGCCATAATTAGAAGAGGAATTGGTATAAAATAAGTAACTGCCAGCTAGCATCTTGACCTTAAGCTCATGATAGCATGTGCTGGTCAGTCTAGTTACAAGAAAGATTTGTCAGTGGAGTTGCAACAAGACAGGCTGTAAGtactataataaaatgatttatactttactaacaaatatattaattattatctaGGTTAACAtcaagggcatttggtctagtggtatgattctcgctttgggtgcgagaggtcccgagttcgattctcggaatgccccatttttttctttaatttcataattttaataatacttgAGGTTCTGAAGTCAATTGAATCATACATTATCTACCTCTTTTCTAGTACAATTCAATCATACACCATCATTTCAGCTTTTTAAGGAGAAGTATGGGAAAAGATAAAtggaattttttctttttacagtTATAAACGATGGCAGTTGCAATTGACGGTGAACAAGatagaaagagaggaagagattgaaaaagaaagataaagcaaataaaaattaattactttttaagttaaaattagaaaattagaaataaacgCAACAGGCCAACTATTATTTTACCTTTAAGCTTACCAACCTCCATTGAAAAAAACAGCTCCTCCACCAACCACGCATCGGTCAATTGTACTACAAATCCAACATCATCAAGGCATTACTATAATTAcaattaaacaaatttgatgaaactaaaataaacaatagggcatttggtctagtggtatgattctcgcttagggtgcgagaggtcccgagttcaattctcggaatgtaaaaaaaaaaaaaaaaaaaaaaaaaaaaaaaaagtcaatgaTGTGTATACTCAAGACCAGATCTAAATCTCAATAAGTctcaattaaaatatgatatatgataaaGGAAAAAGGCATTTGATCTAGTGGCAGTCTCACAATTTGGGAATGGAGGTTCTGCGTTCATTTCTTAGAATGCCTCGTGCGCTTGTTGACTTTCTAtacataattttcattttaaaacaacaaGTTCGACAATGGTGCCATGGATACATTATTCGAActacaataaaaaaagaattaatttggCATACTCATatagggcatttggtctagtggtatgattctcgcttcgggtgcgagaggtcccgagttcgattctcggaATGCCCCAAGCATTTTTTCACTACCATTTCTAAATCTTAACTTCCAAGTTCTAGTCAATTTTCATAAGAGATTTTTATTTGATGTCCCAGCCCGGACTTACATAAGATCTTTTAAACTGAGTCCAAGAGAAGAATCTTAAGTGGGCAAcctagaaaataaaagaccAGGAGTTTATAATACCAAATAATGGAAATGTAAGAAGTCCAAGAGACGAATGTTAAGTAgatataacataaataaagaaaaaaacaaggagCGTATTGGAGTTTCTGAGTTCTACTGTTTTGGATGCCTTATGTGGCATGATATTGTTGACTTTctattcataattttcatttaaccCCAAAACTTAGTGTGTTCTACCAACAAACTTATTAATcaccattaaaaaatttcaacatcagggcatttggtctagtggtatgattcttgcttAGGGTGCAAGAGGTCCCGAGTTCAATTCTCGGAATGCCCCCTTTACATTTTACTATTTCCAAATCCATTATATTATTCATaaggaatatatattttatagatCATGAGAAACACATAAgcaattcaaataaaatgtcagtaatctttaaatataaatcatACCAAATAATGGAGGATGAATGCTTGAATAAGTAGCCAGCCATGCCATGTTCCCACTTGGAAGCAcatctataatatatatttatatatttctgataaaaatatttaacattcaTAGTGACGAGGGCATGTGCCCAGCCGTGAAATCCTGTATTGATATTGGAAAATATAAGACAGTTGATCTAAGGTAGATTTTCAATTTCGTAAGAGAAAAAGCAATCAATTTGGTAAGGAGGTTCTGAGTTCAATTGTTTTGGATGCCGTATGGACTTTACATtcctaattttcatttaaccCAAAAACTTCTTGTATTCCACCAATAAGCTAACCAACCACCATCAAAAAATAACTTCGCCAACAAAACTGTAGCATGATTCCAACATTAAGAAGATGTAATATTAATTACcataattgatatttaaaaaacatctgGTCTAGTGGTAAGATTATCGCTATGGGTGCGAGAGGTCCTAAGTCCAATTCTCCAAATGCccccattttcttcctttaccattttcaaaatttaagctTCTAAATgccatttaataatttttagctGTTTCTATTTTATTGTTCAAGAGAAGAATGTAAGAAAACAACCTAAATAAAAGAGTAAGAGTGTATAAGCATATCAAACACGAAGGGTGCATGCTTGAATGGAGCGCTATCCCACCAGCTAATCAAGGATCCTAATCTAGTTCATCAAACATTCAAGAGGAACTTTGCTAAAAGTACGACCAGGTCTACATCTTCATATGTCTTATTAAAATTGAACTCCTATATTTGATGTAGGAAAAGATAGGGCAGCTGATCTAGGAGTAGATTCTCGATTTTGAAGGAAgcataagaaaaaagaatcaattttGTATGGGATGTTATGAGTTCAATTGTTTAGGATATTTTGActttatattcataattttcatttcaactaAAAACTTCTTGTGATCAAACAATTAGCTTACAAACAAGCAACTTCACCAACTACACATTAATAAACTGTACCAACttacaataaatttgatttaatgaaTGCAATGTATTCAACccg
Encoded here:
- the LOC111810920 gene encoding telomere repeat-binding factor 1-like isoform X3, whose protein sequence is MGAPKQKWTNEEEAALKAGVVKHGAGKWRTILKDPEFSSVLYLRSNVDLKDKWRNMSVMANGWGSREKARLALKRLHAPKKDENILARSVAVQSEDELPEAKSVSLSSDIKLIAGPKRSNVRKEEEEEEEEDDDEEEETEAERTERDARYDCHRLDNLIIEAITTLREPGGSNKTKITSYIEDQYWAPPDFKRLLSSKLKFLTASGKLVKVKRKYRLPPVMPSSERRSSMLFLDDHQRASLRTDKDEMCILAKAQIDLELAKMRTMTSQEAAAAAAHAVAEAEAAIAEAEEAAREAEAAEADAEAAQSFAEAAMKTLKGRNLPKMQMIRV
- the LOC111810920 gene encoding telomere repeat-binding factor 1-like isoform X1; translated protein: MGAPKQKWTNEEEAALKAGVVKHGAGKWRTILKDPEFSSVLYLRSNVDLKDKWRNMSVMANGWGSREKARLALKRLHAPKKDENILARSVAVQSEDELPEAKSVSLSSDIKLIAGPKRSNVRKEEEEEEEEDDDEEEETEAERTERDARYDCHRWEKRLDNLIIEAITTLREPGGSNKTKITSYIEDQYWAPPDFKRLLSSKLKFLTASGKLVKVKRKYRLPPVMPSSERRSSMLFLDDHQRASLRTDKDEMCILAKAQIDLELAKMRTMTSQEAAAAAAHAVAEAEAAIAEAEEAAREAEAAEADAEAAQSFAEAAMKTLKGRNLPKMQMIRV
- the LOC111810920 gene encoding telomere repeat-binding factor 1-like isoform X2, with protein sequence MGAPKQKWTNEEEAALKAGVVKHGAGKWRTILKDPEFSSVLYLRSNVDLKDKWRNMSVMANGWGSREKARLALKRLHAPKKDENILARSVAVQSEDELPEAKSVSLSSDIKLIAGPKRSNVRKEEEEEEEEDDDEEEETEAERTERDARYDCHRWEKRLDNLIIEAITTLREPGGSNKTKITSYIEDQYWAPPDFKRLLSSKLKFLTASGKLVKVKRKYRLPPVMPSSERRSSMLFLDDHQRASLRTDKDEMCILAKAQIDLELAKMRTMTSQEAAAAAAHAVAEAEAAIAEAEEAAREAEAAEADAEAAQSFAEAAMKTLKGRNLPKMMIRV